CCCCAGATCGGCGGATACCAGCTCTGCGAGGCCGTAGAAGGCCTTGGGGCCTATCTCAGTGACAGGATAATCCTTTCCACCGTAGGACACCGAGGCCGGGACCGCAAGATTCGCCATCGGCTCGGAGAAGCCGACGAGAGTCGCGTCCGCATCGCCGGACCAGTCCACCTTGTATACCAGACCGCCGGAAACGAACGTGAAGCCGTCCGCCACGCGCTGGAGAACGCAGCAACGCCCCTCGTACGCATATCCGCTCAGACCGGCCGCCGTGCAGTCTAAAGCATCCCCCCTCTCATCCAGGAACCTGATCCCGTAGAATGCGTTCTCGCCTATGGAGGCCACAGAGCCCGGGATGATCACGCTGATAAGCGCTTTGCACCCGCTGAACGCGCTCTTCCCTACGGACGCAACCGAGTCCGGAATGGATACGGAGGCAAGGGAACCGCACCCGAAGAACGAGTACGGCGCTATCTCCCCGAGGGAACCGCCGAAGCTGACGGTTTCCAGCGACCCGCAGCGGGCGAACGCCTTCATGCCTATCTCGGATACGCTTCCGAGGTCCGCAGAGACAAGGGAATCGCAACCGTAGAACGCGTATGCCCCGATGTGCTCGACTGAACTCCCGATGACTGCGTAGGCCAGGGAGGTGCAGCCGTAAAATGCAGAGGCCCCGATAGACTCTGCCGAGCTTCCGATCTCTACGGAAACAAGAGAACTGCAGCCGCAGAACGCATCATCTCCGATGGCCGTGACCGAGTCCGGGATGGAGACAGAGGACAGGGAAGTGCAACCTTTGAACGCCCCCCTTCCGATGGTTTTTACCGAGTCGCCAAAGGCAATGGAAGACAGAGACGTGCAATTCTCGAACGCATACTCGCCTATGGTCTCCACCGAGCTTCCGATGGACAGGGACACCAGTTCGGCGAGCCCGTAAAAAGCTTTGGATCCTATGCCGGAGACTGGATAACTCTTCCCGTTGTTGGATACCGCTGCAGGGACCGTAAGATTAGCCATCTGCTCGGAACAGCTGACCAGGGTGACATCCGTGCTGCTGGACCAATTGAGCTTGAACACAAACCCGTCGGATACGAATACTAAGCCCGCCACACGCATCAGCACGCCGCCATGGCCTTCGTAAGCGTACCCTCTGAGGCCTTCCGGCGTATGCGGAAGAACGTTCCCCTTCTCGTCCAGGAAACTGATCTCATTGAACGCATTTTTTCCGATGGACGTGACCGAGTCCGGGATGGAGACAGAGGCCAAGGATGGACACATATAGAACGCATATAGATCGATTGTCGTGACCGAGTCCGGGATGGAGACGGAGGACAGGGAGGTGCACCTCGAGAATACGCCGTAGCCAATAGATGTCAATGAGCTTCCAAGATTCACGGAGGCAAGTGAAGTGCACATCGCGAACGCCTGATTCCCGATGGCCGTGACCGAGTCCGGGATGGAGACGGAGGACAGGGAGGTGCATCTGTAAAACGCACTATATCCAATCGATGTGACCGAGTCCGGGATGGAGACGGAGGTCAGAGAGGAGCAACCGTGGAACGTTCCTTCATTGATGACCGTGACCGAGTCTGGAATGTCCACAGAGACCAACGAGGTGCACCCGTAGAATGCGTACTCCCCGATGGCCGTGACCGAGTCCGGGATGGAGACGGATTCAAGGGAGGTGCACTCCGCGAACGCCTGATTCCCGATGGCCGTGACCGAGTCCGGGATGGAGACGAAGACCAGTTCAGCGAGTCTGTTGAAAGCGCGCGACCCTATGCCGGAGACATAATAGTCCTTCTCCCCATAGGATACTGACGCGGGGATTGACAGATAGGCCGCTGGCTCGGAAAAGCCTACCAGAGTTACATCCGCGTCTCCTAGCCGATCGAGCCTGAACAGCAACCCATCGGAGGCGAATAATGCTCCGGTCCGCTTCAACACGCCGCCATGGCCTTCGTAAGCGAATCCCCCGAGACTGCTTGCAGTGTGGGGGAGTTCGTTCCCGTTCTCATCCAGAAATCTGATCCCGCCGAACGCTGCCTGTTCTATCGTTGCCAGAGAATCCGGGAAATTCACTTTGGAAAGGGAGGTACACCCGTAAAAAGCATACGACTGTATGTCACTCAGAGAGTCTCCGAAGCTGATGGAGGCCAAAGATGTGCATCTGGCGAATGCCTTTACCTGAACAGTTATGACACCCCGCAAATACACAGATTTGATTTTATTGCAGCCGTAGAACGCCTTGTCCATAATGAGGGTGACCGAGTCGGGGATGGACACAGATACCAATGAGACGCAGTTGTAAAATGCGGAACTTCCGATGTCCACTGCCGAGCTCCCGATGTCCACGGAGACCAACGAAGTGCAATCGTAGAACGCATTGTCTCTGATATGAATGACCGAGTCGGGGATGGACACGGAAGACAAAGAAGTGCAGCCGTGGAACGCATCCCATTCGATAGATTCGACCGAGTTCCCGATATCCACGGAGACCAACGAAGTGCATCCGTAGAATGCCTTCTGTGAAATGGTGGTTACCGAATCTGGGATATCCACGGAGACCAACGAAGTGCATCCGTAGAATGCGCCCCATAGGATGCTGTGAACCGAGTCTGGGATGTCCACGGAGACCAACGAAGTGCAACCCAAGAATGCATAACCGCCAATAGTCGTGACTGAGCCTTCGAAACGCACAGACTTCACTTCATCGACCCAAGGCCAGAAATTGAGTTCTTTCCAAGTATTGTCAGACATCATACCGCTGCCGGAGATGGTCAGGTTCCCATCGTCGTCAAGCTCCCAAGTGAGATCGGCCCCGCATCTGCCGGATTGGGCCCCTTCCGAGCCGTCCGATTGCGTGGCTACTATTAGCGCAGCCGCGGCCATGACTATAGCGGCGACAGCTATCATGCGCCAGATCTCATTCACTTTGATATCGCAGATGTGCCCCATGGGATTCGTATCTGTTTATGAATTTATAATCATCGGGAAGGATAATTCTTGCCGATATCAGACCGCTGGGAAACCATTTCTGGCCCATCATTTCCCCTTCGCTTCGCGGGAATAACGCGGCCTCATAGTGCTGACTCCTCCATGACGGTGAAGCTCCGACGCGGCCGGTGCCAACTCAAATATAGATTACGGCAAATCACCAATCATGAAGGCGGAGATCCTTTCCGAGGCTGCTAAGAGAAAGATCCTTTTCTCTCCGGACGCTATGGAGATGATCCTGTCCAACAGCGACCCCATGGCATTCACGAATACCGTATTCTCCCATCTGGCTTCGGACATGGTTTTCGTCAGCAAAAAAGACATCATGGATTGCATCGCCGGCGACAGCATAATGTTCCAATCCCCGAAGGAAACGAAGCCCAGGAACAGATTCACTCCGGACATCCATGTGATAGGCGGGACCGATGTCACCGGAGAATCCACCTGCGAAGGGAAGATAAACGATTTCGCGAACCTGATGATGAGCAGATTCCAATCCCTGAAAAAAATCCTGATGAAAAACAGGGAGATGGCCTATGCGGTAAGCCTCGAGAAAGCCAAGACGATGAACAGGGACTGCCACGTGGTCGTCATGATATATGAAAAAAGCACCACGAAGAACGGGCACATCATGCTGTCCGTGGAGGACGACACCGACACGGCCAAAATACTGGTCTCCAAGGATTCGCCCCTGATCGACGAGCTCCTGATCGATGACGAGGTCATCGGCGTAGCAATAAAATCCACCGGGAAAAGCAAAGATCTCTTCATAGCCGACAAGATAATCTGGCCGGATGTGCCCAAGGGCAACGCGTGGGAGCCGGGGGACCAGACCTCGAAAATCGCTTTCCTCTCCGACGTCCACGTAGGCAGCACAACATTCCTTGAGCCCGCATGGAAGAGGATGACGTCTTGGCTCAGAGCCAACGCCGAAAAGAACGACATAAATTATCTGGTGTTCCCGGGGGACGTCGTGGATGGCATAGGCGTGTTCCCGGATCAGGACAAGGAACTCATCATCGCGGACATCTATGAGCAGTACGAAAAGCTCGCGGAATATCTGAAAGACATCCCCGACGGAATAAAGATGGTTATTCACCCAGGAAACCATGACGCAGCCCGCCTGGCCGAGCCCCAGCCCGCTTTAAA
Above is a genomic segment from Candidatus Methanomethylophilaceae archaeon containing:
- a CDS encoding leucine-rich repeat domain-containing protein; this translates as MGHICDIKVNEIWRMIAVAAIVMAAAALIVATQSDGSEGAQSGRCGADLTWELDDDGNLTISGSGMMSDNTWKELNFWPWVDEVKSVRFEGSVTTIGGYAFLGCTSLVSVDIPDSVHSILWGAFYGCTSLVSVDIPDSVTTISQKAFYGCTSLVSVDIGNSVESIEWDAFHGCTSLSSVSIPDSVIHIRDNAFYDCTSLVSVDIGSSAVDIGSSAFYNCVSLVSVSIPDSVTLIMDKAFYGCNKIKSVYLRGVITVQVKAFARCTSLASISFGDSLSDIQSYAFYGCTSLSKVNFPDSLATIEQAAFGGIRFLDENGNELPHTASSLGGFAYEGHGGVLKRTGALFASDGLLFRLDRLGDADVTLVGFSEPAAYLSIPASVSYGEKDYYVSGIGSRAFNRLAELVFVSIPDSVTAIGNQAFAECTSLESVSIPDSVTAIGEYAFYGCTSLVSVDIPDSVTVINEGTFHGCSSLTSVSIPDSVTSIGYSAFYRCTSLSSVSIPDSVTAIGNQAFAMCTSLASVNLGSSLTSIGYGVFSRCTSLSSVSIPDSVTTIDLYAFYMCPSLASVSIPDSVTSIGKNAFNEISFLDEKGNVLPHTPEGLRGYAYEGHGGVLMRVAGLVFVSDGFVFKLNWSSSTDVTLVSCSEQMANLTVPAAVSNNGKSYPVSGIGSKAFYGLAELVSLSIGSSVETIGEYAFENCTSLSSIAFGDSVKTIGRGAFKGCTSLSSVSIPDSVTAIGDDAFCGCSSLVSVEIGSSAESIGASAFYGCTSLAYAVIGSSVEHIGAYAFYGCDSLVSADLGSVSEIGMKAFARCGSLETVSFGGSLGEIAPYSFFGCGSLASVSIPDSVASVGKSAFSGCKALISVIIPGSVASIGENAFYGIRFLDERGDALDCTAAGLSGYAYEGRCCVLQRVADGFTFVSGGLVYKVDWSGDADATLVGFSEPMANLAVPASVSYGGKDYPVTEIGPKAFYGLAELVSADLGSVTEIGMKAFARCPALETIDFGDSLRSVGGYAFYACDSLASVSIPDSAVSIGKCAFSLCGSLGELVIPDSVGTVAYRAFCGCTSLASVAVGSSVETVGDQAFFDLRFFDENGKRLPATADALAGYLYVGDGDGRLFRSAA
- a CDS encoding DNA-directed DNA polymerase II small subunit, with amino-acid sequence MMKAEILSEAAKRKILFSPDAMEMILSNSDPMAFTNTVFSHLASDMVFVSKKDIMDCIAGDSIMFQSPKETKPRNRFTPDIHVIGGTDVTGESTCEGKINDFANLMMSRFQSLKKILMKNREMAYAVSLEKAKTMNRDCHVVVMIYEKSTTKNGHIMLSVEDDTDTAKILVSKDSPLIDELLIDDEVIGVAIKSTGKSKDLFIADKIIWPDVPKGNAWEPGDQTSKIAFLSDVHVGSTTFLEPAWKRMTSWLRANAEKNDINYLVFPGDVVDGIGVFPDQDKELIIADIYEQYEKLAEYLKDIPDGIKMVIHPGNHDAARLAEPQPALNKKFTGAFDSDVLMLGNPVYLSVEGRTVLTYHGKSMDDWIAGVRGMSYDDPLKVMRSMCKTRHLAPIYGQRNALAPEKRDYLVMEYVPEIFVSGHVHGAGQEIYNGIRMINASTWQSQTEYQKMHNFIPDPAIMPVVDLGDGSVLMHNFMRRSFSSGN